A single genomic interval of Camelina sativa cultivar DH55 chromosome 11, Cs, whole genome shotgun sequence harbors:
- the LOC104722896 gene encoding quinone oxidoreductase PIG3: MKAIVISEPGKPEVLQLRDVADPEVKDDEVLIRVVATALNRADTLQRLGLYNPPPGSSPYLGLECSGTIESVGKNVSRWKVGDQVCALLSGGGYAEKVSVPAGQIFPIPAGISLKDAAAFPEVACTVWSTVFMMGRLSPGESFLVHGGSSGIGTFAIQIAKHLGVRVFVTAGNEEKLAACKELGADVCINYKTEDFVAKVKAETDGKGVDVILDCIGAPYLQKNLDSLNFDGRLCIIGLMGGANAEIKLSSLLPKRLTVLGAALRPRSAENKAVVVAEVEKNVWPAIEAGKVKPVIHKYLPLSQAAEAHSLMESSSHIGKILLET; encoded by the exons ATGAAGGCGATCGTGATCTCGGAGCCAGGCAAGCCGGAGGTTCTGCAACTCCGAGATGTGGCAGACCCAGAAGTCAAGGACGATGAGGTTCTTATCAGAGTTGTCGCCACTGCTTTGAATCGTGCCGATACTCTCCAAAGACTTGGCCTTTATAATCCACCACCTGGTTCAAGCCCTTACCTTGGTCTTGAGTGTTCTGGAACCATTGAATCTGTTGGAAAGAACGTCTCtcgttggaaggttggagaccAG GTGTGTGCTCTTCTTTCTGGAGGAGGTTATGCAGAGAAAGTTTCTGTACCTGCTGGACAAATCTTCCCAATTCCCGCTGGTATCTCGCTGAAGGATGCAGCGGCTTTCCCTGAAGTGGCATGCACTGTCTGGTCAACTGTCTTCATGATGGGGCGCCTCTCCCCTGGTGAATCATTCTTG GTTCATGGAGGTTCTAGTGGGATTGGGACATTTGCAATTCAAATAGCGAAACATCTAGGAGTGAGAGTATTTGTCACAGCAG GGAATGAGGAAAAGCTAGCTGCTTGCAAAGAACTCGGGGCTGATGTTTGTATAAATTACAAAACTGAGGACTTTGTCGCAAAGGTAAAAGCGGAAACTGATGGGAAAGGTGTGGATGTTATCTTGGACTGCATCGGGGCACCATATTTGCAGAAAAACCTCGACAGCTTAAACTTTGATGGAAGGTTAtgtattattggtttaatgggaGGAGCCAATGCTGAAATAAAACTAAGTAGTCTGCTTCCAAAGCGTCTCACTGTCTTAG GAGCTGCATTAAGACCAAGAAGTGCTGAAAACAAAGCCGTTGTTGTAGCAGAAGTCGAGAAGAATGTATGGCCAGCGATAGAAGCGGGGAAGGTAAAACCAGTGATCCACAAGTATTTGCCATTGTCACAAGCAGCAGAAGCTCATAGCCTTATGGAGAGTAGTAGCCATATTGGTAAGATTCTGCTTGAGACTTAA
- the LOC104722897 gene encoding transmembrane protein 184 homolog DDB_G0279555-like: protein MMDIMNLKPPQITFYCSAFSVLLTIHFTIQLVSQHLFHWKNPKEQKAILIIVLMAPIYAVVSFIGLLEVKESETFFLFLESIKECYEALVIAKFLALMYSYLNISMSKNIVPDGIKGREIHHSFPMTLFQPHVVRLDHRTLRLLKYWTWQFVVIRPLCSTLMIALQLIGFYPSWLSWTFTIIVNFSVSLALYSLVIFYHVFAKELAPHNPLAKFLCIKGIVFFVFWQGIALDILVAMGIIKSHHFWLEVEQIQEAIQNVLVCLEMVVFAVVQKHAYHAGPYSGETKKKLDKKTE from the exons ATGATGGACATAATGAATCTGAAACCTCCACAGATCACTTTTTATTGCTCGGCGTTTTCCGTCTTGCTCACAATTCATTTTACGATACAGCTTGTATCTCAGCATCTCTTTCACTGGAAGAACCCAAAGGAACAAAAGGCTATTCTCATCATTGTTCTCATGGCTCCTATCTACGCTGTTGTCTCCTTTATTGGTTTGTTAGAAGTCAAAGAAAGTGAaacttttttcctctttctagAATCCATCAAAGAATGCTACGAAGCGCTT GTCATCGCCAAATTCTTGGCACTGATGTATAGCTATCTAAACATATCTATGAGCAAAAACATTGTGCCTGATGGAATCAAAGGAAGAGAGATTCACCATTCTTTCCCAATGACTCTTTTCCAG CCTCATGTAGTCCGTTTGGATCACCGCACTCTTAGACTTTTGAAATACTGGACATGGCAATTTGTGGTCATCCGACCCTTGTGCTCCACTTTGATGATAGCTTTGCAACTCATTGGGTTTTACCCTTCTTGGTTGAGCTGGACATTCACTATCATTGTCAATTTCTCGGTTTCTCTGGCGCTGTATTCTCTCGTGATTTTCTACCATGTGTTTGCTAAGGAGCTTGCTCCTCATAACCCACTCGCAAAATTCCTCTGCATCAAAGGAATcgtcttctttgtcttttggcAG GGAATAGCATTAGACATTTTGGTGGCAATGGGAATCATCAAATCTCACCATTTCTGGTTGGAGGTGGAACAAATCCAGGAAGCTATTCAGAACGTGTTGGTATGTCTAGAGATGGTTGTATTCGCCGTGGTTCAGAAGCATGCTTATCACGCTGGTCCTTACAGCGGCGAGACCAAGAAGAAACTCGATAAAAAGACCGAATGA
- the LOC104722901 gene encoding vacuolar protein sorting-associated protein 28 homolog 1, whose protein sequence is MEVKLWNDKREREMYENFAELYAIIKATEKLEKAYIRDLISPSEYETECQKLIVHFKTLSATLRDMVPNIERFAETYKMDCSAAVYRLVTSGVPATVEHRAAASASTSSSASVVAECVQNFITSMDSLKLNMVAVDQVYPLLSDLSASLNKLSILPPDFEGKIKMKEWLLRLSKMGASDELTEQQARQLHFDLESSYNSFMAALPNAGN, encoded by the coding sequence ATGGAGGTCAAATTATGGAATGATAAGCGCGAGAGGGAAATGTATGAGAATTTCGCTGAGCTTTATGCTATCATCAAAGCTACTGAGAAGCTTGAGAAGGCTTATATCCGTGATCTGATCTCTCCATCTGAGTATGAAACCGAGTGCCAGAAACTCATTGTCCACTTCAAGACACTATCTGCAACGCTCAGAGACATGGTACCAAATATTGAAAGATTTGCAGAGACATACAAAATGGATTGCTCAGCTGCAGTTTATCGCCTTGTGACTTCCGGTGTACCAGCTACTGTGGAGCATCGAGCTGCTGCTTCGGCTTCTACGTCAAGCTCTGCTTCTGTTGTTGCTGAGTGTGTACAGAACTTCATCACTTCCATGGATTCTCTGAAACTCAACATGGTTGCTGTTGATCAGGTGTATCCGCTGTTGTCtgatctctctgcttctcttaATAAACTAAGTATTTTGCCACCGGATTTTGAGGGGAAGATAAAGATGAAGGAATGGCTTTTGAGGCTGTCTAAGATGGGAGCTTCAGATGAACTCACGGAGCAGCAAGCAAGGCAACTTCACTTTGACCTCGAGTCATCCTATAACTCTTTTATGGCTGCTTTGCCTAACGCTGGGAATTGA
- the LOC104722900 gene encoding vacuolar protein sorting-associated protein 28 homolog 1-like, producing the protein MDCSAAVYRLVTSGVPATVEHRAAASASTSSSASVVAECVQNFITSMDSLKLNMVAVDQVYPLLSDLSASLNKLSILPPDFEGKIKMKEWLLRLSKMGASDELTEQQARQLHFDLESSYNSFMAALPNAGN; encoded by the coding sequence ATGGATTGCTCAGCTGCAGTTTATCGCCTTGTGACTTCCGGTGTACCAGCTACTGTGGAGCATCGAGCTGCTGCTTCGGCTTCTACGTCAAGCTCTGCTTCTGTTGTTGCTGAGTGTGTACAGAACTTCATCACTTCCATGGATTCTCTGAAACTCAACATGGTTGCTGTTGATCAGGTGTATCCGCTGTTGTCtgatctctctgcttctcttaATAAACTAAGTATTTTGCCACCGGATTTTGAGGGGAAGATAAAGATGAAGGAATGGCTTTTGAGGCTGTCTAAGATGGGAGCTTCAGATGAACTCACGGAGCAGCAAGCAAGGCAACTTCACTTTGACCTCGAGTCATCCTATAACTCTTTTATGGCTGCTTTGCCTAACGCTGGGAATTGA